A stretch of Tripterygium wilfordii isolate XIE 37 chromosome 11, ASM1340144v1, whole genome shotgun sequence DNA encodes these proteins:
- the LOC120008747 gene encoding protein FAR-RED ELONGATED HYPOCOTYL 3-like, translating into MEKQIQGIYTAAKFVEFQSELTGMMYCGINQVIADEANSQYIIYEDVVYGEGGRKKVLFTVTYDGKYVNCSCLRFEFRGIICRHAINVLVCNDIELLPEPYIFTRWRKDVRRTHSRVKVSCDGWSLPPEQRRYDDMCKAFTTLADLAADHEAQYDIVMEWIATSSRNMSSNSNPALIRGSCNSNDPVVKRSKGRPRSVMKKKIYKNKRNGSGSTSAGISTTQEEDDNSVAL; encoded by the coding sequence ATGGAAAAGCAAATCCAAGGTATTTACACAGCAGCAAAGTTTGTTGAATTCCAATCTGAATTGACAGGAATGATGTATTGTGGAATTAACCAGGTCATTGCGGATGAGGCAAATTCACAATATATTATATACGAGGATGTTGTATATGGTGAAGGAGGTAGGAAAAAAGTTCTATTTACTGTGACGTATGACGGTAAATATGTTAATTGCTCTTGTTTGAGGTTCGAGTTTAGGGGTATTATATGCAGACATGCTATCAATGTTCTTGTTTGTAATGACATTGAACTATTGCCAGAACCTTACATATTTACCAGGTGGAGGAAAGATGTTCGAAGAACTCATTCTCGTGTCAAAGTGAGCTGTGATGGTTGGTCATTGCCCCCTGAACAACGTCGTTATGATGATATGTGTAAAGCGTTCACTACATTGGCAGATTTGGCGGCTGACCACGAAGCGCAATATGATATTGTCATGGAATGGATAGCTACATCGTCGAGAAACATGTCAAGTAATTCAAACCCTGCTTTGATTAGGGGTTCATGCAATTCAAATGATCCAGTTGTTAAGAGATCTAAGGGGCGTCCTCGTAGTgttatgaagaagaagatttacaAAAACAAACGAAATGGGAGTGGCAGTACATCAGCAGGCATATCAACTACGCAGGAGGAGGATGATAATAGCGTTGCACTTTGA
- the LOC120008746 gene encoding protein FAR1-RELATED SEQUENCE 5-like — MDDADFVVNVGSTDTRIDGVGSNVPIIGMLFQSADEMFEYYKAYGQVKGFSIKRRSLTRDANGVYRYLVFSCGRSDKYISHSKNLVNHRANSKNDCKARLVARLSACEKWEITQLNDVHNHNLSPTHSRFFTCNREINPHVKRQLEINDIAGIRPNKSHNSFVIGAGGHDNLKFLERDTRNHLAHLRCMRLGEGDANAVQMYFTKMQANNHGFFSLIDWDEDGRLRNLFWADQRSRAAYHEFGDVVTFDTTYLTNKYDMPFAPFVGVNHHVHSILLGCGLISGEDTETFVWLFRTWLACMGGVPPSGIITDQDRAMKNAIQFVFPTTRHRLCLWHIMKKLPKKFGSHREYEGISRLLHAAVYDTHSIENFEDAWRTLVGRYNLEGNAWLSSLYLDREMWVPIFVRKYFWAGMSTTQRSESMNAFFDGYVNSKTTLKQFVEQYENA; from the exons ATGGATGATGCGGATTTTGTGGTCAATGTGGGATCGACTGATACTAGAATAGATGGTGTTGGATCGAATGTGCCGATTATTGGGATGTTGTTTCAATCTGCAGATGAAATGTTTGAGTATTACAAGGCATATGGACAAGTTAAGGGATTCTCTATTAAGAGGAGATCATTAACCAGGGATGCAAATGGCGTCTATCGATATCTTGTATTTTCCTGTGGGCGGTCTGATAAGTACATTAGCCATTCGAAAAATCTTGTCAATCATCGGGCTAATTCCAAGAATGATTGTAAGGCCAGACTTGTTGCTCGGTTATCTGCATGTGAGAAATGGGAGATTACACAATTAAATGATGTGCACAATCATAATCTGAGCCCTACACATTCTAGGTTCTTTACTTGCAATAGAGAGATTAATCCACACGTGAAGAGACAGTTAGAGATAAATGACATTGCAGGGATTAGGCCAAACAAGAGTCACAATTCTTTTGTAATTGGAGCTGGTGGTCatgacaatttgaaatttttggaaCGGGACACTCGCAATCATCTTGCTCATTTGAGGTGTATGCGTCTTGGTGAGGGTGATGCAAATGCGGTTCAGATGTATTTCACTAAGATGCAAGCTAACAACCATGGGTTTTTTTCACTAATTGATTGGGATGAGGATGGTAGACTGAGAAATTTGTTTTGGGCGGATCAACGCAGTAGGGCTGCATACCATGAGTTTGGTGATGTAGTTACTTTCGACACGACATACCTAACAAACAAATATGATATGCCGTTTGCTCCTTTCGTTGGGGTTAATCACCATGTTCACTCTATATTATTAGGATGTGGACTGATATCTGGCGAGGATACAGAAACTTTTGTATGGCTTTTTAGAACTTGGCTTGCTTGTATGGGTGGTGTTCCTCCTTCAGGTATTATCACTGATCAAGATAGGGCAATGAAGAATGCGATACAGTTCGTATTTCCAACAACTCGCCACAGACTATGTCTATGGCATATTATGAAGAAATTGCCTAAAAAATTTGGTTCACATCGTGAATATGAGGGTATATCTCGTTTATTACACGCCGCTGTTTATGATACACACAGTATTGAGAATTTCGAAG ATGCGTGGCGTACATTGGTTGGAAGATATAATCTGGAAGGAAATGCATGGCTATCTTCTTTGTATTTAGATAGGGAGATGTGGGTGCCTATTTTTGTACGAAAATACTTTTGGGCTGGGATGTCTACAACACAGCGAAGTGAGAGTATGAACGCATTTTTTGATGGGTACGTTAACTCAAAGACTACGCTAAAGCAGTTTGTGGAACAATATGAGAATGCTTAG
- the LOC120008542 gene encoding probable low-specificity L-threonine aldolase 1 has protein sequence MVTRAVDLRSDTVTKPTDTMRAAMATAEVDDDVLCYDPTAFCLEMEMARITGKEAGLFVPSGTMGNLISVLVHCEIRGSEVILGDNSHIHIYENGGISTIGGVHPKTVKNNKDGTMDIDLIEAAIRDPRGEIVFPTTRLICLENTHANSGGRCLSEEYIDRVGELAKSHGLKLHIDGARIFNASVALGVPVHRLVQAADSVSVCLSKGLGAPVGSVIVGSKTFIAKARRLRKTLGGGMRQIGIICAAALVALQENVGKLEADHKNAKILADGLNHIKGLRALPAETNIIFFDILEDSKLTAEKLCENLKEHGVLLMQEGPSRIRAVLHHQISEDDVQYTLSRFQQALSGAENENCK, from the exons ATGGTGACTAGAGCGGTGGACCTTCGATCGGATACTGTCACAAAACCAACTGATACAATGCGGGCTGCTATGGCAACTGCTGAAGTTGATGACGATGTGTTGTGTTATGACCCGACTGCCTTTTGCTTAGAAATGGAGATGGCAAGGATTACAGGAAAAGAAGCTGGTCTGTTTGTTCCATCAGGTACTATGGGCAACCTCATAAGTGTACTTGTTCATTGTGAAATCAGGGGAAGTGAAGTTATTCTTGGAGACAATTCTCATATCCACATTTATGAGAACGGAGGGATCTCCACCATTGGAGGTGTGCATCCCAAGACTGTGAAGAACAATAAAGATGGAACCATGGATATTGATTTGATTGAAGCTGCAATTAGGGATCCAAGAGGAGAAATTGTTTTCCCAACTACAAGACTTATCTGCTTGGAAAATACACATGCAAA cTCTGGTGGTAGATGCTTGTCTGAGGAATACATAGATAGAGTTGGGGAGTTGGCTAAGAGCCATGGTTTGAAGCTTCACATAGATGGAGCTCGCATTTTCAATGCATCAGTT GCACTGGGAGTTCCTGTCCATAGACTTGTACAAGCTGCTGATTCTGTTTCG GTCTGCCTCTCAAAAGGTCTGGGTGCTCCAGTTGGATCTGTGATTGTTGGCTCAAAAACATTTATTGCCAAG GCTAGAAGGCTTAGGAAAACCCTAGGAGGTGGTATGAGACAGATCGGGATCATCTGCGCGGCTGCGCTGGTCGCTTTACAGGAGAATGTGGGAAAACTTGAAGCTGATCACAAGAATGCTAAGATATTAGCAG ATGGGCTGAATCACATCAAAGGACTAAGAGCTCTTCCAGCGGAGACCAACATT ATATTTTTTGACATACTGGAGGATTCAAAGCTTACAGCAGAAAAACTTTGCGAGAATTTAAAAGAACATGGTGTGCTTTTGATGCAAGAGGGGCCATCCAG AATTAGAGCCGTCCTTCACCACCAAATCTCAGAAGATGATGTGCAGTACACTTTGTCGCGCTTTCAG CAAGCCTTATCTGGagcagaaaatgaaaattgcaAGTAG